The proteins below come from a single Corylus avellana chromosome ca3, CavTom2PMs-1.0 genomic window:
- the LOC132173505 gene encoding stemmadenine O-acetyltransferase-like — translation MEVSRAKSGQSSPSIMTHAVNLRPRIDPPLPHSASGNLSWLAIAPAPSTDQLQDLVNAIRNAVKKIDKDYTREMRGGNGISLMSDFLEQIGELVPENVEIYRFVSWANLQNYEADFGWGKPVWESTAGFPFKNVIIFIETRVGHGLEAWVSLDGHDMTIFENNLQLCSFVSSIDQNV, via the coding sequence TCAGGGCAATCAAGTCCGTCTATTATGACACATGCGGTAAATCTACGTCCGAGAATTGATCCTCCCCTGCCACACTCTGCTTCTGGGAATCTTTCTTGGCTGGCAATTGCACCAGCACCGTCGACAGATCAGCTGCAGGATTTGGTAAATGCAATCAGAAATGCAGTGAAGAAGATAGACAAGGATTACACGAGGGAGATGCGAGGGGGAAATGGGATTTCCTTGATGAGTGATTTTCTTGAGCAAATTGGAGAATTGGTGCCAGAAAATGTGGAAATATACAGGTTTGTTAGTTGGGCTAACTTGCAAAATTATGAAGCTGATTTTGGGTGGGGAAAGCCTGTTTGGGAAAGTACTGCTGGGTTTCCGTTCAAGAATGTCATAATCTTCATTGAAACAAGAGTCGGCCATGGTCTTGAAGCTTGGGTGAGCTTGGATGGGCATGACATGACCATTTTCGAGAACAACCTACAGCTGTGTTCATTTGTTTCCTCGATTGATCAgaatgtttaa
- the LOC132173569 gene encoding GRAS family protein RAD1-like, whose translation MAQKYLSNEVYNNENCDAESADDLCISAMAYYPFPYMPMLEDNDSTWIDILSFPDETRDHKKLRRTITTFADHESKDSCCIGRSSSSSSLSSMPGQNFRDHISTYNQRYLAAEAVEEAAAAAAMINAEEEDGSADGMKLVRLLIACAEAVACRDRSHASVLLSELRANALVHGSSFQRVASCFVQGLAGRLVQPFGAVGFAAPIMNIMDVSTEKKEEAFSLVYENCPNIKFGHFVANATILEAFERKSFFHVVDLGMTLGLAHGHQWRGLIDGLANRGSGQPLCHLRITSVGLSIDRFQIIGDELKSYAKRMGIKFEFSVVKCNLENLQPQDIKVFEGEVLVVNSILQLHCVVKESRGALNSVLQLIYKFSPRLLVLVEQDSSHNGPFFLGRFMEALHYYSAIFDSLDTMLPKYDTKRAKTEQFYFAEEIKNIVSCEGPARVERHEKVDQWRRRLSRAGFQAAPIKQMAQAKQWLGENKAFEGYTIMEDKGSLVLGWKSRPIVAVSCWKC comes from the coding sequence ATGGCTCAAAAATACTTGTCAAATGAGGTCTACAACAATGAAAACTGTGATGCAGAGAGTGCAGATGATCTCTGTATTTCAGCCATGGCTTACTATCCTTTCCCATATATGCCTATGTTAGAGGACAATGATTCTACCTGGATCGATATCCTCTCCTTCCCAGATGAAACAAGAGATCATAAGAAGCTGAGGCGAACTATAACAACTTTTGCTGATCATGAAAGCAAAGATAGTTGTTGTATTGGccgcagcagcagcagcagcagcttgAGTAGCATGCCAGGGCAGAATTTCCGGGATCATATATCCACTTATAATCAAAGATATCTTGCAGCTGAAGCTGTTGAAGAGGCTGCTGCAGCAGCAGCCATGATCAATGCTGAGGAAGAAGATGGAAGTGCTGATGGGATGAAGCTTGTTCGACTTCTCATTGCTTGTGCTGAAGCTGTGGCTTGTCGTGACAGATCACACGCCTCTGTTTTACTCTCTGAGCTTCGAGCAAATGCTTTGGTTCATGGCTCTTCCTTTCAGCGTGTGGCTTCTTGCTTTGTCCAGGGCCTTGCTGGTAGGCTGGTCCAACCATTTGGAGCAGTCGGTTTTGCAGCACCCATTATGAACATAATGGATGTTTCcacagagaaaaaagaagaggccTTTAGCCTTGTTTATGAAAATTGCCCAAATATTAAATTTGGTCACTTTGTTGCCAACGCAACAATATTGGAAGCCTTTGAACGAAAGAGTTTTTTTCATGTGGTGGATTTGGGGATGACCCTTGGTTTGGCACACGGCCATCAGTGGCGTGGGCTGATCGACGGCCTTGCCAACCGAGGCAGCGGTCAGCCGCTCTGCCACCTTCGAATAACCAGCGTCGGTCTTTCCATTGACCGATTCCAGATCATCGGAGATGAGCTCAAGAGTTATGCAAAAAGAATGGGGATAAAATTTGAGTTCTCTGTGGTGAAATGCAACTTGGAAAATCTGCAGCCTCAAGACATCAAAGTGTTTGAGGGTGAAGTTCTAGTTGTGAATAGCATCCTCCAGTTGCATTGTGTAGTCAAGGAAAGTCGAGGAGCTCTTAATTCAGTCCTGCAGTTAATTTACAAGTTCTCACCAAGGCTTTTGGTTCTGGTTGAGCAGGATTCAAGCCATAATGGGCCTTTCTTTCTTGGGAGATTCATGGAAGCACTGCACTACTACTCTGCAATTTTCGACTCCCTAGACACCATGCTACCTAAATATGATACAAAGCGTGCCAAGACGGAACAATTCTACTTTGCTGAGGAGATTAAGAACATTGTGAGCTGTGAGGGGCCAGCAAGAGTGGAAAGGCATGAGAAGGTGGACCAGTGGCGCAGGAGGCTGAGCAGGGCAGGATTTCAGGCTGCACCCATTAAGCAGATGGCTCAGGCCAAGCAATGGCTTGGCGAAAATAAGGCCTTTGAAGGTTACACCATTATGGAAGACAAGGGTTCCTTGGTGCTTGGCTGGAAATCCAGGCCAATTGTCGCAGTTTCTTGCTGGAAGTGCTAA